A DNA window from Naumovozyma dairenensis CBS 421 chromosome 8, complete genome contains the following coding sequences:
- the SRT1 gene encoding ditrans,polycis-polyprenyl diphosphate synthase (similar to Saccharomyces cerevisiae SRT1 (YMR101C); ancestral locus Anc_2.452) has translation MFLNAIEAQIKWGIMLFQEIIHQVGTLIRLSFHQMFDWIFGLTLINTAYKKIQSFLINILSMAPVPEHVSFIMDGNRRYAKSRNLPLKKGHEAGGITLLTLVYICKKIGVKCVSAYAFSIENFNRSKEEVDTLMNLFAIKLDEFARRANDYKDPLYGSKLKIVGDKDMLSEELREKIKKVEEITKNGDDFTFFVCFPYTSRNEIFHTMKNSVESYVKDANPITLSSFSRNMFFDKYSNRCDLLIRTSGHNRFSDYMLWQSHENATIEFHDKLWPNFGFFLMYLIILRWSFFSTIQRFNQNGGPLGKGLLRRFHVFHLRKDSFINVDSFPEPPISVSITGEAN, from the coding sequence atgttCTTAAATGCAATTGAAGCTCAAATTAAATGGGGGATTATGTTATTCCAAGAAATCATTCATCAAGTCGGGACATTGATTAGGTTGAGTTTTCATCAAATGTTTGATTGGATTTTCGGACTAACACTAATCAATACAGCctataaaaaaattcaaagttttctgataaatattttaagtATGGCACCAGTTCCCGAACATGTTTCCTTTATTATGGATGGAAATAGAAGGTATGCtaaatcaagaaatttaCCTTTAAAAAAAGGCCACGAGGCTGGTGGTATTACTTTGTTGACGTTGGTTTACATTTGTAAGAAGATAGGTGTTAAGTGTGTGTCTGCTTATGCATTTTCtattgaaaactttaataggtccaaagaagaagtggatactttgatgaatttgttTGCTATAAAATTAGACGAATTTGCGAGGAGGGCAAATGATTATAAAGATCCATTATACGGCTctaaattaaaaattgtgGGTGATAAAGATATGCTTTCGGAAGAATTAAGGGagaaaatcaagaaagttgaagaaattacCAAAAACGGGGACGACTTCACTTTTTTCGTTTGTTTCCCTTACACTTCcagaaatgaaatttttcacacAATGAAAAACTCGGTGGAAAGCTATGTAAAAGACGCTAACCCAATaacattatcatcttttaGTAGAAATATGTTTTTCGacaaatattcaaatagaTGTGATCTGTTGATTAGGACAAGTGGACATAATAGATTTTCTGATTACATGTTATGGCAATCTCATGAAAATGCTACGATTGAGTTTCATGATAAGCTATGGCCCAATTTCGGGTTTTTTCTAATGTACTTAATAATTCTTAGATGGTCCTTCTTTTCAACAATCCAAAGATTTAACCAAAATGGAGGTCCACTAGGTAAAGGCCTCTTGAGAAGATTCCATGTTTTCCACCTTAGAAAGGACTCTTTTATTAATGTAGATTCCTTTCCGGAACCACCTATTTCCGTCTCAATAACTGGTGAAGCCAATTAA
- the MUB1 gene encoding MYND-type zinc finger protein MUB1 (similar to Saccharomyces cerevisiae MUB1 (YMR100W); ancestral locus Anc_2.454): MRDSTHFFIPRNRPVVISNASVYNRKSLDTNSKIPLVNSLNHLTYLISNSPKVRETVANDGALKRLISILRNCHFSVHETMDERNDRINRHTMARETWQRRQHVLLAWEWTLAFQCLVLTGTRGSEETRQKVVEAGILPLLATVLDNYLIYHMHYDFVKKEYLSVHFVTLETELIYDRIKRIKFGTYNKTYEEYVQYLFGNDIFNGIEHEQNLFDEDFLSSTMTQPSDFGEVWQDPTVDDQTWNEENTFLDLPTSYEPVSIKFPRRFYLGKIVPTHDDLVWSLQLLAFISKYPYMKSKLQKCELIPSLSFRPILERGQYLLNGMDAEDVDVPVFHKNCTSKTGEPFLHVAKSSTMKDSFTIELEAIASKCNDLRLKKMELRDPYERLNVTLPKVKDNKRRTKAQRLTEHFNSNSSYNAMSEELTDNTWQHIISKNYLNIFQLVERFTSSNGQKTNPREFVYWSSVIMRNSCRKNETGVRQCANVSCGKWEEYPKQFSKCHRCRRTKYCSKQCQVNSWEYHRYWCHPANSTSSHSSSTTSITENQSQISTGNAINTNVSTLEGPTASDNSVMWESGDGPLITATNEDTMVELNDSGLREEGDGVSADDY, translated from the coding sequence ATGAGAGATTCGAcccatttttttattcctAGAAATCGACCAGTAGTAATTTCAAATGCATCTGTTTACAATAGGAAATCTTTAGATACAAATTCCAAAATCCCATTAGTTAATTCCCTGAATCACCTAAcatatttgatttcaaattctcCAAAAGTCCGTGAAACTGTAGCTAATGATGGAGctttgaaaagattgatTTCTATTTTGAGAAACTGTCATTTTTCTGTACATGAAACAATGGATGAAAGAAATGACAGAATTAATAGACACACTATGGCCCGTGAAACATGGCAAAGAAGACAACACGTGTTACTGGCATGGGAATGGACTTTAGCTTTCCAATGTCTTGTCTTAACGGGGACAAGAGGTTCTGAAGAAACTAGGCAGAAAGTTGTTGAAGCTGGAATTTTACCTTTATTAGCTACCGTATTGGATAATTATCTAATATATCACATGCATTATGATTTCGTTAAAAAAGAGTATTTATCAGTTCATTTTGTTACTCTTGAGACTGAGTTAATATATGACcgaataaaaagaataaaattcGGCACTTATAATAAAACTTATGAAGAATATGTCCAATACTTGTTTGGcaatgatatttttaatgGGATAGAGCATGAACAGAACCTTTTTGATGAAGACTTTTTATCCAGTACGATGACACAACCTTCTGATTTTGGTGAAGTATGGCAGGACCCAACAGTTGATGACCAAACCTGGAATGAAGAAAACACTTTCCTTGACCTTCCAACTTCTTATGAACCTGTCTCTATAAAATTTCCCAGACGGTTCTATTTGGGGAAAATAGTGCCTACCCATGACGATCTTGTGTGGTCACTACAACTTCTGGCCTTCATCTCAAAATATCCCTATATGAAGTCAAAACTACAAAAATGTGAACTTATACCATCTTTATCGTTCAGACCTATACTAGAAAGAGGCCAATATCTATTGAACGGAATGGATGCAGAAGATGTAGACGTTCCAGTCTTTCATAAAAATTGTACCAGCAAGACAGGTGAACCATTCCTACATGTAGCTAAAAGTTCTACGATGAAAGATTCATTTACTATAGAATTGGAGGCAATTGCTTCCAAATGTAATGACTTAagattgaagaaaatggaatTACGAGACCCATATGAACGCCTGAATGTGACACTGCCAAAAGTAAAAGATAACAAAAGACGAACTAAAGCGCAACGGTTGACTGAACATTTTAATTCCAACTCGTCTTATAACGCTATGTCGGAAGAGTTGACCGACAACACCTGGCAAcatattatttcaaaaaattatttgaatatattccaattaGTGGAGCGATTTACCTCTAGCAATGGCCAAAAAACAAACCCTCGCGAATTTGTCTATTGGAGTTCAGTAATTATGAGGAATTCATGTAGGAAAAATGAGACAGGTGTACGGCAATGTGCTAATGTCTCCTGTGGTAAGTGGGAAGAGTATCCTAagcaattttcaaaatgcCATCGTTGTAGGAGAACAAAATATTGTTCCAAACAATGTCAGGTCAATTCCTGGGAGTATCATAGGTATTGGTGTCACCCAGCTAATTCGACCTCTTCACACTCAAGTTCTACTACGTCAATTACAGAGAATCAATCACAAATATCCACAGGAAATGCAATTAACACTAATGTATCAACCTTGGAAGGTCCAACTGCTTCCGACAATTCAGTAATGTGGGAGAGTGGTGATGGGCCTCTAATAACTGCGACTAATGAAGATACTATGGTGGAATTAAATGATAGTGGATTAAGGGAAGAAGGAGATGGCGTTTCGGCGGACGattattaa